CACTTATTTTCCACGTTTCTACGGTTAGTTCTTTTCCATAGGTtcctggttagttcttgtccacAGCTCTTGATTTGATATACGGTTTGGCCAGTcaatgttaagaatcttccttaggcatttatttatgattacctgcatctgtccgatacattttcttgacactttccaagtttctgctccacATAGTAacacagtcttcacgttgctgttgaatagCCTTTTCTTAGTTTTAATTGTCATCTGACgtgaagaccacattttccttGGCATATTGAATGTGTTTTGAGCTATTCCTATTCTCCGTTTTACGTCCTCCTCCGTCCCTCCtttgttttaaagttaaattaatttacaaatatcaAATTTCATAAGTAAAAGTGCTATcctattttatgtaaaatttatcctagaatcaaatatatagtttttctatttccacattttttgtatctatgTATTTCTACTCTCTATCTAATACCTAttataaacaacatctactcatttgaaaacaaaatttaataggtgACAAGTCGATAGGATAGTATAAATATAtcgtgtatattttttattcataataccggttttaataccgggatcccggtatttgaaattttaaataccaaataccggtattgtgattttggctcggtattgtaagctCTAACTACAACAAAGAacccaaaataataataatgcgATATTTTAACAGCAAAATTGTAAGAAAGATTGAAGACTGAAAACAAAATTTGACATTTCGGATTAGACACAAGAAAAAAGACGAGAAAATCTTCTCCTAAAAAATCTTAATCTTGAAAATCTTAAACAATTAAAATTGTgttaaaaacaaagtaaaaattaatttacttACCTCTTCCTTTAATTTGTGTGTTGTCGATATCACTATTAGCATAAGCAGTATGGAATGACTACAATATATAATTAAATTCACACTATTATAGTCTACTATAATAGCCACAGATATGTTAATAACAATTACAGCTATCACAGCAACCATTTCGCCGACCAGAAAATAACCATAAATGTATTCGAGAGAATGAACACATTCAGAAAGCATATTATGCAAATAACGATATCTTTCCATAATTTCATAATCGACACAAATTTTTTCTTGAAGTCCATACTCTTCTGAGAAAAGTTTAATCTTAAGAGATTGATTCAGTTGAGAGAAGTTGTAAGCTATCCTACTACATTGGTAAATATAAAGAGAATTTGGGAAAATGTACCATATAGATAGTAAGCCTAAAGAAGCTGCTGCAAGTTTTCCAGTTTGCAAATATGCTAATGTGTCTCTGTCTGATCGTAGAACATCTTGAGCGATTTTGGTGGTGTAGATAGCAAAACTAATTAAGAAAAAACAGGACATAAGCATAGGAAAAATTGTCCAcacaaaaatactttttattttgcATTCGTCTTTGGCTATAACAAAGTCTTGTTTTTGATGATCGTAAGAATGCAACAATTTTATTAAAGTTGGTGATTTTTTTGATGTTTTAAGAAATGTAAGAACAGCAAATAACGCTCTTATTGACGTTATATAAACAACCAGTTGGAAACACTTTTGTGTCGCCGAATTGACCATGAAAAGCACTGCACCATATCTGATAAAAACAAAATTCAAGCTTACAAATAGGAAACTGGAATACAAATTTGATAAACTGAAGAACCGATACTTTAACATCGTTGGGTCGGATTTGAAGATGTGTTCCAAGGGAAAGATCCCAACTAGGCATAGTAGGATTGCCCATGGTCGAAAATACCAGTAAAAATAGGCCATAACTCTAATATTTTACCACGAATCACTCTTAGAACATTTTCACCGATTTCCTCTATTAGAGAGACTATTTTACTAAATGGTATATGAAAAGCTAATTATCTAAAGCACCAAGTATTATTTGCACAATAATTGGGTGGCATATGGTCGTGAGCTTGTGATATTAAATGGATTATTATAGATACTAtgaaacaataataaaaattctTGTGAATTTGAGTATTTAAGATAAAAGGTTTAAAAAGCTCTCACGGCCATGCATAAAATGGAATAGCAAAGTGCCGGACCAGCTTATTCATTGATGATAAGATACACAGTTATAGCAGGTTCGTACTTATTTGCACTCTtttaaaatgcataaaaatgTCAAAGAAATCAGCGGAATATAATAAAAGCATTTATTTGTACTAGTTGATAATCATAACAAAATTATATTGAAGAACACGATATAAAAAATAGTGGCAAACACAGGCTGTTCAATAACGAtagaaataataaaattttactcTTATGACATagaaataaagtaaaaaaaatacccTGTTATGGACTTTAAACCAGTCATGTATCCCACAAGTGTTTTGAGTTTTATGGACCTTAGTAactaaaaccttttttttttgttttgattctggccttggtttagaacctttagttcttattattaattaatccagatttagccatacggcttacactccctctaaggggaaaattgactcatcccagatacctacggtatcaaaaggattgagctctggtgggactctttccgtgttatcgagccctaggtgacttggtatgcaggtgtatctcccagaaattttcgtacacatctggccgttgcgagtagtacagctttctgcatggtcttgtaaatatgttcatttagacccagcctttttatgctttcgaggaggttcttcggaatgactccagtagtagacataataataggtatcgtctgggtactttgcattctccattgtcttcgtatttgaatttccagatctctgtacttggcgatcttttcagtaaatttactacgtaggttattgttgttaggtatcgccacatcaattagtgttgtttgtcttgttaatttattaactagtacgagatctggtctattatgtgccactgtttggtctgtgagcacagtgcggtcccagtatagcttgtagttgccatcctcaagcatactctcgggggcgtattgataatacgggagatggtccgtttggagaagtcccagcttgatagctatctcttgatgaagtatTTTTCcaactgcgtcatgccgttccttgtattcagttgcagcaaatgcctggcagccccctgtaagatgttggatggtttcttgggcttgacatccatatcggcatctgtcgttttgaacctgagggtctttgatgatatatttcaggtaatttctggttggtataacctgatcctgaatggccagtaatgaaccctccgtttcagggaacatctttcctgctgtcaaccaatagttcgacgctgtattgtcgacatagtcttggctgacctcattgggatgtcgcccgtgcagaggtttacccatccaggcgcgcattttttcgtctttagtgaggtggtttatgcgcatttctggttccctcagtttgatcggtgttgtgtcatctactgcgcaaatagcgcgatgtagagtagatgtctcagcttgcatctgaaaataagatcttaaattagcaatttgtttatctaattgctcacctatatccataagtcctcttcctcctagattccgtggtaatgtcgttctttctactgcacttttaggatggtgtttttgtgcctttgtgaggtgtgttcgtacttttcgctgaagattttctatatctgtttttgtccacttaacaataccaaatgaatagctaagcgcggaacaagcgtaggtgtttagtgccttaaacaaatttttactgttaagctgtgaacgaagcagctgttttatccttcgtataaactcagtagttatctcagttttcatttgcttatggtcaattttccgcgcctgctttactccaagatatttgtatatatcattttcacccatggcctcgatgttctggccattttgcatatcgaatccaccgggctgtatctttcctctgactatatttaaaacgcggcacttgtctagtccaaagtgcatattaatatcattagagaatgtttctactgtttttagcatTTCTTCTAGATTATCTCGAGTAGAAGTCagtaatttcaaatcatccatatacaacagatgattaagcttcgctactacagtattgttgttcttaatgctaaaacctgagtcagtggaatttaatagctgtgatagagggttcatagccaaacagaaccacaatggactcagcgagtctccttgaaacaggccccggttgattgcgatattttccgtttcgatattgttttcaccaggtatttggaggtgaattttagtcttccaacttgtcattatatgccttaaaaaagtcactatgttatcatcgactttgtatattctcaatatatctataagccattcatgcggcactgaatcaaaggcctttttatagtcaataaaggcagtaaagaggttcctttttttggtgaatgcctggttagaaatgactgagtcgatgatcagttgttctttgcaacccatagaacccttagcgcatcatttctgttgaggctctatgatattgtttagagcacagtgttggtagatacgccgggttatacaggatgtgaccagtttatacaaagttggaagacaagtaattgggcggtacttggctggatcttgggtgttctTTTggtccttcggtattaaataagtggttccctgagttagaaatgatggtatttcctgcgggttagaaataacatgattaattaatgttgacaagcactcatgaatactccaaaacttcttaagccagaagttctgaactccgtctggtccaggagatttccagttatgaagctctttgatgatatttgagacctcatcggtagtgaatggttcgtagttagctgtgACATAGTGGCGACAGTtctgcgtcgtatcttctatccagccagcattgttgttaagagcagctggtgtggaaagttgatttccccaaaactcatgaatctcttcttggcttgggtaagacttgtcgacactttctacggtggaattgagttttcggtagaacgccttctcagagttctcaaaaagtgcattgtcacattttcggttgttactaactttataccttcttaatcgacctgaatagacggagagtttttgttttaatgtatccagacactgttgggctgtgttattttccggatcgtatctcgagtgtcttgcagtgctccgcattatttcttcagctctcttaatgacttttctacttgttacacctcttatatattctgttacttgaccaatatccctacgcagtaattcaatttttccgagaagtcttttttcccaaggCGCAGTCCTGTTAcaagtccttccgttattagtaccccgtattgttctgatcttaacgcccattacattagcaattgctgttgctgcacagtagattagcatatgcagatattccaatgagTGGGtttctacgacatagttgggtaggacttcagtgtttacaatttgtaacagcgcacctagtttcttacaagagtttattcgtggtagcggtggtctgctaagtggatttgttccattaaactcttgtacagcacgagccatttcgtttgctagactatcgcgcaactcgttgttttcctgctctgtattgtcaggttgagtttctgctataggaatctcaggaatctgctcatcaagacCTGCATCAGGGACTTGATCTataactagctcttggttattaatctcccgttcgacttcgcttttgatcgtattgcgtctagtctctgggataaggttgtttcttatgattacccggtattgatctgatactctttgctccgatacttgaatatctgggtactccctgcaaaattcggtattcagctgttgtctgtagccgatcgtttcttgaccgaggtttgtcaccttataataggagcgcaaaatgctttcgttaatggacacagtccatttcatgcgctgcctcggtcgtcccgcttgagtgagcgccggctgatgttccagcgcagcaccttcagcgagtggagctcttgctgttgtttggctcgcttgtggttgttgttgttgttgttgggctgtagctgtttgtgtgacaggggcccgcctcctcaacaccctgccaccgacgtcccgcatgctgtcacgtccagcgccggctccagacgtgccctggcgatccccaggcagcgatcctaaacataaaccataattctccatattaatgggtgtgcattttatacctactgccaggtgtcagtttttgttccacggcaagtatccctgctacttaattaattattattaatcttATTATTAACGtaattacatataaaattattattcgttcatacaaaattgtccagtatacacttaaaaataaagaataataaaaaagaaagcttacaaataacaatgtctacttactatgttaataaatacaactatgctaattattatttttttttcactacGATAGGaactaaacccgattcaacctctcggagatttagaacctcttagtgattttttttaaatctttttttttaataattttttttaataatttttttttaataattttaatttaaaaaaaaaaattttttatatattttttatttttttttaaatattttttttaaatctttttttttgtatttgttttaatctttattttatataatttttatttcgaaCATACATAATTACAAAGTAATATAATTAATAACAGGAaatacatatctcattcatacataATACAAAGGGAATACCTATCCATTCAAACGAATAGTTTTACATTCACacctttaatttaattttttgcagaaatatcataattagtttaaaaatttttatgttaatttcACTTAGTAGTACATTTAAGTTTATGGGAGTATTTCTTgtagcaattcttgtagcagcCATATACTTGTATTGAGATGTAAGGGACAGTTAAAAAATATGTGATTTAGATCAGCTATGCTAGTTCCACAGTCACATCTGCCTGTTGGGAGAACGCCGATTTTATGTAGATGCTTCGGAAAACATCCATGATCTACTTTTAATCTTAGGATGGTCGACACTGTATTTCTACTTAGTTCAACATCTTTGTAAAATTGGTTCACAGCTACtgttcttcttgtagtgcctatccgtttcggatgttggcgaccatcatggcaatctgcactttgcacactgctgctctgaaaagatttgtagtgattgtgttgaaccacgttcgtagatttctcagccaggaaatccttcgccttcctggtcctcgctttccctctacttttccctgcaagaccagttgcagcagtccatatctctcactgttcctcatgatgtgaccgaggtattcgattttggctgtttttattttgattaacagctctttttcttttttcattctcagcaaaacaccctcattagtaatgtggtcggtataagatatcttcaggattcgacgataaagccacatctcaaaagcctcaattttcttgcaggtggcgtttgtgagagtccacgactcaactccgtacaacagtataggaaatatataacatcgtagtaatctgacttttatgggtatcgacaaatcatgacatttgaacaactttgccattttttgaaatgcagatcttgctttctctatcctacatttgatttctatagaatggtcccaattttcattgacgttcgtaccaaggtaggtgtatgtttttactctttctatttgttgaccattcacactgattcgtccaaattgctgttcattcttagagatcatcatacatttggttttcttagtgtttagtgaaagtccgtatctctgactgacttctgcgattctgctcattaactcctgtagggcttcagaactgtcagcgaaaaCCACaatgtcgtctgcgtatcttatgttattgatacattctccgttaattctaattccggcttcaacatcatccaatgcttcttgaaagatttcctcagagtagatgttaaacagcagtggggatagtatacatccctgacggaccccacgtttgattttgatatcgtcggattctcctgcctctgtccggatagatgatgtttgattccagtatagattgctgataatcctcaaatcacaggtgtttattccaatattggttaatatctccatcagcttgtcgtgctttactgtatcgaacgctttatggtaatcaatgaaacatgcataaatatcgcaattcacgtctctacatcgtttaaatagcacttgtatactaaatagagcctctcttgtacccactccatttcgaaaaccaaactgtgttcggctgattttttcttcgcacagtctatatacctttgatgtataatttttagaaatagctttaaaatatggctcattaagctgatggttcggaaatcactgcaggatacggactttgttttctttggtaaagcaacaaacgtcgacttcaaccatgcttttggtattactccgcttaaatatatgtcgttaaatattttggttaggcattgagtaccgtcggtgtcaaatagttttatgagttcagcatatgcattgtcaggtccaggagctttgccatcttttagttgtgatattgctctttccacttcacctgatgtgattggtaagtgatcatcacatatgtaggatggaggttgttcggatctagtatcatcaaaaagttcctgtatgtattttgtccatatgcagatttcttgatttctgtctgtgatgatattcccctgttggtctcgcaatttgctagctgtgttggatttctgaagaccagcagcttgtttcacctttttatgcatgttaaacgtatcatgtttttgctctaacgactctatctcttcacactgtgattttaaccaattttctttggcctttcttatttcagttcttatttgtctctgaatcgtgttgtacattattttgttgttttttgattttcttctttcttccataagttgtagtatattgtcgttcatccaactttttctcatctctttcttttctattagatgttcttctctgatgttgttaaaggtatcacatatattttggagtgattcttcggcattatatgtttgctccatattaattagcttctctgaaagaatctgtgcgactgtctcttttgttttcttatcttttagtattctcatatcgcactttttgttgctgttcttttttgcaaccttcttgaatctaaacctaaatttaccaacaacaggaacatgatctgatgatacgtcagcaccggggtaacccttaaccgataggcatccattacggaatctcttgttcaccattatgtagtcaatttgattccgTATTACGTTTCCTGGTTGATCTTGCGGGGAGACCCAGGTGTACAAGCGTCTTGGTGGTAGTTTGAACAATGTGTTTAGTAttgtaaattcttcttcttctacaaacagttttaatctgtctcccctttcatttctctgtcctagaccaaaatcacctatgaattcaccgcttctccctttaccaattttcgcattgaagtcacccataatgattgttatatcttcttttttaagtcgTTTAATTGACTTTATCAACAACTCATAGAATTGCTCTAGATCTTCTTCTAGTTTATCGCTCGTGGGGGCATACacttgtaatatatttaatttgacgGGGCTAGTATTCAGttggattattattaatatttcagaaataggTATAACATTTGTAACATATTGACGTAATTGGGGAGACACGATTATTCCAACCCCATATATATGTTGACCATCGTCATTTCCTGAGTAGTATACCATATGGTTGTCAACAATACAAGCACCACTATTTGGCCACCTCATTTCGCTTATGCCCATTATACCGATTCCGAGTCTGGTCATTTCTTGAATGGTATTATGAATTTTTCCAGCCTGATACATTGCCTTCACATTCcaggtacatattttaataatcaaCTCTGCTGTTCTTAGAGACACTTTTCCAGTTCTGTCACAGGGGTTTCGCTGGGTTACGACCTGGGAGGCCCTGTGGTCTAAAGGTGGATCACCtcccctgccgaatcttggcTTCCGTATTCCATGATTAGTAACTATTTCCACTTTAGTTGGATTTGCCATGATAGCTTTTCTAGAGATGTCATCAGGgacctttaatgcagtggtttctcGTTGCCTTCTGCATTCTGATGCCGTTGACCACTTTCTTGGTTCTTCCGCCTTTGAGACCAGTTTCCCAGTCTCAGGACAACAGAGTGCCCTTCCATTTACCAGCtcgtccgcccgaagccgttggccagtaaATGGTGGATTGCTTATCCCGGCAAACACTCGGACGTCAGAGCCTCGTTAGTTGTCTAGCAGGATGTACCAGATGACCATGATCTAGATCACCATACGagcaggtgaggttgacatttgaaCAGGAGAGGCTATATCTTACGCATCACTATCCCTTAACATCCCACACCTACTGTTGGTAAAACTAAAACCTCTATCTTTTATGTAGTGGTTTCGGTAGATTTTATGAATGATTAACAATAATAGGCCAAAATGTACCTCTTTGAATCACCTTTGTCTACCAATACAAAGTAACggattttaaaccaaattgtgGTAACTGTCTGAAGAAAAATCATGAAGAAAGAGCTGTTGCGAGAAATAAATGGCGAAAAAAAACGATCTTAGAAAGAACTTTAAAAAGATCTTGAACAGGATATCTGGAAGACGCCTACCGAATAGTTGTCACgaataaaaataaaagtgaacgacagtttatgtttcctttcgattcagaggataTAAATAATCCCTAGACAGCCGTTTCTGTCTCTAGACGTCTTCAGTAGGGCTACGTGAACACCTCAGAACCAAGACGAAAATAAAATGCGTATATAagtggaattataaaaataataaaaaaatccacTTTTAAGACGCTGTAGCGACATCTTTTAGAGAAAAGAAGAAAGGTCCCAGATAGaaaattcaatattaaaataaaattaaaataataattaatgatttaaatctgaaacctttcttggaaccactttctggtaacatcctttatctctgacttttacaatttataagccaAGAGAGGACGAATAAAGAAAGCGAAAATtattctacaatatgcaatcacATTTCGTCTTACTCGTCTAGAAAAAGGTCTGAAAGACAGTACCAAGTActcaaaatctgagtaaagataaagataaaagaTGAAAGTGAACGgcagtttatgtttcctttcgattcagaggataTTCATCATCAGTTGTCAAGAAATTTAAACGTAGGTTTCACCACACTCTTGTAAATCTTTTCTTTCAGCCCTTCTCTATTTTTTCGATTATAGTATACCCCTCTCATTCGCTTCTAGTTAAATCAACCAGCCTGTGTTCTGTGGTAAATGTCTCGATCTAATGCATTTTCCATTATGTAGGAGataaggtatttaaattctccTACTGGTCCTAGTTTTCCTCCAAGCAATTCTATGTCCCCAATTATTCCTTTTCTTACCAACCACATACACTTCGTTTTCTACCTGCTAACCTTAAGTCCACTGTCTTCAATAGCCCGTCTTTAACCCTACAACTACCCTACAGGTAGGGTCTTCAACCCTAcaaatcgatacaagtaaactaagaaacccactcataaaacaacgcctgacagatgaaattaataaccgtttaatgaatgttaaagaacaaatccagcaaaatactgaaacagagacaaaatggttattaataaagagagaaatagataaatgtcaaaaagaaattcttacaccaaccagatacaaaaagaaacaatggatgacggaggaaatcttagatttaatggaagaaagacgtcagcataaaaacaaagataatcagatgtacaaaaatgtggataaacaaataaaatccaaaattaaacaggctaaagaacagtggttaaaagaacaatgcgcagaaatagaagaacgccagaaaagacatgataattttaacacacataaaaaaattaaggaattaacgcagatcaacagaaa
The window above is part of the Diabrotica virgifera virgifera chromosome 2, PGI_DIABVI_V3a genome. Proteins encoded here:
- the LOC126880034 gene encoding uncharacterized protein LOC126880034 isoform X2 — its product is MAYFYWYFRPWAILLCLVGIFPLEHIFKSDPTMLKYRFFSLSNLYSSFLFVSLNFVFIRYGAVLFMVNSATQKCFQLVVYITSIRALFAVLTFLKTSKKSPTLIKLLHSYDHQKQDFVIAKDECKIKSIFVWTIFPMLMSCFFLISFAIYTTKIAQDVLRSDRDTLAYLQTGKLAAASLGLLSIWYIFPNSLYIYQCSRIAYNFSQLNQSLKIKLFSEEYGLQEKICVDYEIMERYRYLHNMLSECVHSLEYIYGYFLVGEMVAVIAVIVINISVAIIVDYNSVNLIIYCSHSILLMLIVISTTHKLKEEGNEIVNILHRMPTKSISDECLKELQTFMIQIHVRPVEISASGYFTLDKRQILNIITQVSTYLIVVCQLVQSYYQYNNQQNSNSTHIVNTDVN